The Stratiformator vulcanicus genome has a segment encoding these proteins:
- a CDS encoding AAA family ATPase, whose product MTIGDIEQLFDRVQQEIRKAVVGQTELVEGVLFALFCEGNVLIEGPPGLGKTLLVNSLSKVLDSQFGRVQFTPDLMPSDITGHSVFDMREKEFTFNRGPIFTNLLLADEINRAPAKTQAALLEAMQERQVTVDGKTYPLPRPFITIATQNPLEQEGTYPLPEAQLDRFLFKLLVDYPTDAEEQDILKLYANGRDSHNLSTFGLESVMTAKMVRSVQEVVRGILIEPQVITYISAIVQKTRAWNTIEIGASPRAGVGLLIASRAAAACRGRDFVIPDDVKDLAPSVLRHRIRLQPDVEVEGVSEEEVIRDLLDSVEAPKR is encoded by the coding sequence ATGACGATCGGCGATATTGAGCAGCTGTTCGATCGCGTGCAGCAGGAGATCCGGAAGGCGGTCGTCGGACAGACCGAATTGGTCGAGGGCGTTCTGTTCGCCCTGTTCTGCGAGGGCAACGTGCTAATCGAAGGGCCGCCGGGGCTCGGCAAGACGCTGCTGGTCAATTCGCTCTCGAAGGTTCTCGATTCTCAATTCGGACGCGTTCAATTTACGCCCGATTTGATGCCGTCGGACATCACCGGGCATTCGGTGTTCGATATGCGGGAGAAGGAGTTCACGTTCAACCGGGGGCCGATCTTCACGAACCTGCTGTTGGCCGACGAAATCAACCGCGCCCCCGCCAAGACGCAGGCCGCGCTGCTCGAAGCCATGCAGGAGCGGCAGGTCACCGTCGACGGCAAGACCTACCCGTTGCCGCGGCCTTTCATCACGATCGCGACTCAGAATCCGCTCGAGCAGGAAGGCACCTATCCGCTGCCCGAAGCCCAGCTCGATCGCTTCCTGTTCAAGCTGCTGGTTGACTACCCTACTGACGCCGAAGAGCAGGACATCCTCAAGCTCTACGCAAACGGCCGGGACAGCCACAACCTATCGACGTTCGGACTGGAGTCGGTCATGACGGCCAAGATGGTACGTTCGGTCCAAGAGGTCGTGCGCGGCATCCTGATCGAGCCGCAGGTCATCACCTACATTTCGGCAATCGTGCAGAAGACGCGGGCCTGGAACACGATCGAAATTGGCGCCAGCCCGCGGGCCGGCGTCGGCTTACTGATCGCATCGCGGGCCGCGGCGGCCTGTCGCGGGCGAGACTTTGTGATTCCCGACGACGTCAAAGACCTCGCGCCCAGCGTGCTGCGGCACCGGATT